The following is a genomic window from Flavobacterium sp..
TGCTTGAGGATTCAGTCTATTTTTTAGTTTTACCTGAGTTGAACTTAAAACGTTCTACAGGGTTTTCTGGCTTTTGTTTTTTGTCGGAAGGTTTACCTTGTCCAAATGGTTTATTAGCAGGTGCGCCTTTGGGTTTAAAAGGTTTTTTTTCGCCTTCTTTTTTAAAATCTGGCTTTTTGTCTTCTTTGTATAAGGAAGTTTTGTTCTTTGCAATTTCGCTTAGTACTTCTCTTGGGTTTTTAGGTTCTTCCTTTGTACCACGTAAATGAATAATTAATCCATTTAAAAAATTTCGCAATAATTGATCGCCACATTCCATGTAGTTGGGGTGGTCTTCACTTCTAAAAATATCAGCTAATTCGCCTTTAGAAATTCTAAAATTAACCAAGTTTACAATTTCAATAATTTGGTCGTCACGCAATTGCAAGGCAACACGTAACTTTTTAAAAATATCATTATTATTCATTCGTATCTATTTTATTATTCTATTTCAAATTCTAAATTTAAAACAGCCAAAGGTACGCTTTTCCAAATTCTTTCGCCCATAATTTTTCATTATGTTTACCACCTTCAACTACACGAGATTTGGTTAAGTGCATGCAGGAACAACGTATGGTATTAACTAAACCAATCATTTTATTCATGTCGGCAACCATTGTTTCACTTTCGCTATCTCCACAAAGAAAGTATAGTTTGTTTTTCATCTTTTTGGTGTTTTCTGTAAGAGTATACACTTCAGGATTAATCCAAAAAGCAGGCGAAAATACAGCCGCTTTTCCAAATACTTTCGGAAATTTTAAAACAGCATAATAGGAAACCAAACCACCTAATGAACTTCCTGCAATGGCAGTATCCATCTTGCCTTTTTTAGTTCTAAAATTGGAATCGATGTAGGGTTTTAGAGTAGTAACAATGAAATCTAAATACGCATCTGCTTTTCCGCCACCGTATTTTTCATTTGAAAAAGGTGTGAGCTCTTCGGTTCTTTTTTCATTTCCGTGTTCAATTCCCACAATAATAACTTGGGCTTGTAAACTGTCTAAGGTTTCATCAATATGCCATTCTCCAGCATACGATGTTTTAGCATCAAATAAGTTTTGAGCATCGTGCATATAAATAACAGGAAATTTCTTTTTTGATGTTTCGTAATTGTGTGGCAAATACACCCAAATTTTCTTTGTAGTTTCTAATTGTAACGCTTTGATGTCAAAAGTAGTTACAGTTCCTTGCGACCATCCAGAAACGTATGTTAATAAAAAAAAGAAAGAAAAGAGTAAATAGTGCTTTTTCATTTTTATATTTGATATCATCTAAGACCTAAAATTACAATTTTGATGGACAGTTACCAAGAAAAAATAAGTTTATTGCAAGAAATGATTGCTTTTGCCTTAATTGATGGCGAATTGCATGATAGGGAATATGATTTTCTAGAAATTATAGCACAAGAACTCGAAATTGAAAAAGAAGTGTTTTTGCAATTGTTTCAAAATATAGCTGAAATCATTGTTATTAAAGATGAATTCCACCGTATTTGTCAATTTTATCGTTTGGTTTTATTAATGCATTGTGATGGTGTGCTCCACGAAAGAGAACAAATAAAAATCAACGAAATTGGTATTAACATGGGATTAAATCCTTTTGCCATGAAACGTGTATTGCATTTGATGAAAACTTCGCCTAATAGAATGGTACCAAGCGAAGTTTTATTAGCTGTTTTTAGTGAGCAGCACAACTAATTTTAGCAGGGAACTTCATCAAAATTAATCATCCAATTGATGCCAAATTTATCGGTGAACATCCCAAAGTAAGCTCCCCAAAAAGTTTTTTCCATAGGCATGATGATGTTGCCACCTGTTGAAAGTCCATTGAATAATTGATCCGCTTCTTCTTTACTATCTGCATTGATTGAAACTGAGAAATTGTTTCCAAAAGTAACGTCACCACTAAATGAAGTGCTGTCGCTTGCCATTAAAATGGTTTCTTTACTAATTGGTAAACTCACATGCATTATACGGTTGCCTTCTTCTTCACTAGTAGGGCAATTATCATCAGCTGGTACATCTTTAAATCGGCCTAGATAGCTAAATTCGCCACCAAAAACAGATTTATAAAAATTGAATGCTTCTTCAGTATTACCATTAAATGTAAGATAAACGTTTACGGTTGCCATGATTTTTTAAATTAAATGTTTTTTAAAATTGTTCAGAATTGCTTGCCAACCATTACGTTGTAACGAGATGGAATGGATATATTCAGGTTCAAAAATTTCCGTAAGAATTACTTTTGATTCTAAGAGTTCAAATTTCACAACTACTTTTCGACCATCCGTAATTTTGTAAACTATTTTTTTATGTGTTTCAATAGCTTCATATGTTCCTTCAAAGTCAAAAGCAATTGGTTCTTCTTTTGAAGCCATAGTATATTTAAATTTCCCGTTTACTTGTAATTTGTTTTCTGCTACTGGACAATGCCAATCGTCTGAAGCAAAATTCCATTTAGTAATGTGTTCAGGTTGAGTAAAAAAGTTCCAAACTTTTTCAATAGGTGCTTTAATTGTGGTACGAACAGTAATTGATTTTATAGTTGGATTTTCGGCTATAGCCTTAATGTTTTCTAATGCTTTTGGAAAAGTACCCTTAAAAAAGTCAATATAGTGCTCAAGCGTATCTAAAGTTACTAACAGTAAGGTTGTTCCATTTATTTCAGTTAATGTATAACGTTCTGTATTGCCTGTCCATTGTTTAGTTTCTTCATCCAGAGGTACTTCTTTATAATTTTGAATGTTTCCAATGTGCGAAAAGACCATAGATTCAAATTCATTATTTTCAATAATTTTTGAATACATTCCGTCACCTAGAGGCGATAAAAAGTGGATTTTACTACCTAACTCCCAACTCGAAAGGGCATACGAGCCATTACAAAAAGCAGTGGTCCAATTTTCGTAGTTTTCGTTGTCCCAAAGGGAATACCAAACTTTTTCTTTCGGTGCTTTAATAGATATTGTAAATTCTAATTTTTTCATTTTTAGTATGAATTAAATGAAAATTAAAGTTACGTTTTTTTGGAATACAATTAATTGCCAAACTGAGATTCATTTGCTTTTATATAATTTACAATAAGTGTAACCACATCTTCTTCAGTTTCATTGGTAAAGAAAAGCTCGTCTAAATCTTCCCAACCTGAAATTGTGTTTTCGTCAGCTTTTTCTATAGCAGCAATGCGAGTTTCTAAGTTGGTATCGTATCCTTTTGGAAAAATTTTAACGGCATTTGAAATTAATTCAGCCGTTTTTATTGCATTTATTTCTTGGTAAGAAGTAATAATTTCTTCTACAAAATTTCCAGATTCTGAAGAAAAGAAGAATTCAAATCCGCCTTCTCCCATAGCACCTTCAAAAATATCGATAAAAACAAATACTTTTTCTTCGTCTGTTAATGATGAAAAGTCTTCGGTTTCTTCTTTTTTATCCCAAATTAATGTCCCAACAGCTTCAATGATGGCTACTTCGTCTTCTAGTTTTAAAATGTTGTTAATTTTGCTCATAATTTCTTGATTAACGTTTAATATTTTTGTCATTCTGAACTCGTTTCAGAATCTAATTTTATTTTACAGTGAAGCTGAAACGAGTTCAACTTGACAAGTTTAGAGAAAATTACAATTTCCCCTGCAATGCTTTTATTTCATCACGCAATTTGGCAGCTTGCATAAAGTCTAATTCTTTAGCGGCTTTTTCCATCATTTTGCGCAGGTCTCTTATTTTCTTTTCTATTTCGGGTTTTGAAAGGTATAAACTTTCTGGTTCTGCGGCTTTCAATGCTTCTTTTTCAAAATAGCCTGTTGAAACCGAATTACCACTTAATGCACTTCCTAAACTCTTGTTCAATGCTTTTGGCGCTAGGCCGTGTTTGGTATTGTAATCAATTTGTTTTTGTCTTCTGTAATTGGTTTCGTCAATGGTTTTTTGCATCGAATTCGTGATTTTATCAGCATACATGATTGCTTTTCCATTTACATTACGAGCGGCACGCCCAACGGTTTGGGTTAACGAACGATGGCTTCTTAAAAAACCTTCTTTGTCTGCATCTAAAATAGCTACCAAAGAAACTTCTGGCAAATCTAATCCTTCTCGTAATAAATTTACACCAATTAAAACATCAAATATTCCTTTTCGCAAATCTTGCATAATTTCCACACGTTCCAACGTATCAACGTCTGAATGAATATAACGACAGCGAATAGCAACTTTAGTTAAATATTTTGCCAATTCTTCTGCCATACGTTTGGTTAACGTAGTAACTAAAACACGTTCGTCTGCTTCGCATCGCAATTGAATTTCTTCTATTAAATCATCAATTTGATTGGCGCTAGGACGAATTTCTATAATGGGATCTAATAAACCTGTAGGACGAATAACTTGTTCTACATAAACGCCTTCCGTTTTTTGCAATTCATAATCGGCAGGTGTAGCTGATACATAAATCACCTGATTTTGTAAAGCTTCAAACTCTTCAAATTTCAACGGACGATTGTCCATGGCAGCAGGCAATCGAAAACCATATTCCACTAAGTTTTCTTTACGACTTCTATCACCTCCATACATGGCATGCACTTGCGAAATCGTAACGTGACTTTCATCTACCACCATCAAAAAATCATCTGGAAAATAATCTAATAAGCAGAAAGGCCTAGTTCCAGGTTCTCTTCCATCTAAATAACGCGAATAGTTTTCAATTCCTGAACAATAGCCTAATTCTCGAATCATTTCTAAGTCAAAATTAGTGCGTTCTTCTAATCGTTTGGCTTCTAAATGTTTTCCAATTTCTTTGAAATAATCCACTTGCTTCACCATGTCTTGTTGGATTTCCCATATAGCATTTTGCAATACATCAGGTGAAGTCACAAACATATTGGCAGGATAAATCGTTAGTTTTTCATAACGTTCAATCACTTGTGAAGTCCTAG
Proteins encoded in this region:
- a CDS encoding VOC family protein; this translates as MATVNVYLTFNGNTEEAFNFYKSVFGGEFSYLGRFKDVPADDNCPTSEEEGNRIMHVSLPISKETILMASDSTSFSGDVTFGNNFSVSINADSKEEADQLFNGLSTGGNIIMPMEKTFWGAYFGMFTDKFGINWMINFDEVPC
- a CDS encoding DUF1456 family protein, which gives rise to MNNNDIFKKLRVALQLRDDQIIEIVNLVNFRISKGELADIFRSEDHPNYMECGDQLLRNFLNGLIIHLRGTKEEPKNPREVLSEIAKNKTSLYKEDKKPDFKKEGEKKPFKPKGAPANKPFGQGKPSDKKQKPENPVERFKFNSGKTKK
- a CDS encoding SRPBCC domain-containing protein produces the protein MKKLEFTISIKAPKEKVWYSLWDNENYENWTTAFCNGSYALSSWELGSKIHFLSPLGDGMYSKIIENNEFESMVFSHIGNIQNYKEVPLDEETKQWTGNTERYTLTEINGTTLLLVTLDTLEHYIDFFKGTFPKALENIKAIAENPTIKSITVRTTIKAPIEKVWNFFTQPEHITKWNFASDDWHCPVAENKLQVNGKFKYTMASKEEPIAFDFEGTYEAIETHKKIVYKITDGRKVVVKFELLESKVILTEIFEPEYIHSISLQRNGWQAILNNFKKHLI
- a CDS encoding excinuclease ABC subunit B, coding for MDSYQEKISLLQEMIAFALIDGELHDREYDFLEIIAQELEIEKEVFLQLFQNIAEIIVIKDEFHRICQFYRLVLLMHCDGVLHEREQIKINEIGINMGLNPFAMKRVLHLMKTSPNRMVPSEVLLAVFSEQHN
- a CDS encoding alpha/beta hydrolase, whose protein sequence is MKKHYLLFSFFFLLTYVSGWSQGTVTTFDIKALQLETTKKIWVYLPHNYETSKKKFPVIYMHDAQNLFDAKTSYAGEWHIDETLDSLQAQVIIVGIEHGNEKRTEELTPFSNEKYGGGKADAYLDFIVTTLKPYIDSNFRTKKGKMDTAIAGSSLGGLVSYYAVLKFPKVFGKAAVFSPAFWINPEVYTLTENTKKMKNKLYFLCGDSESETMVADMNKMIGLVNTIRCSCMHLTKSRVVEGGKHNEKLWAKEFGKAYLWLF
- the uvrB gene encoding excinuclease ABC subunit UvrB codes for the protein MKFQVVSDYKPTGDQPQAIEKLSKGILNGEKYQTLLGVTGSGKTFTVANVVQEVQRPTLILAHNKTLAAQLYSEFKQFFPHNSVQYFVSYYDYYQPEAFIPVTGTYIEKDLSINEELEKLRLSTTSALLSGRRDIIVISSVSCLYGIGNPVEFQKNVINLETGQQISRTKLLHQLVQSLYSRTEADFAAGNFRIKGDIVEIFPSYGDEPFRIHFFGDEIEEIEAYDPRTSQVIERYEKLTIYPANMFVTSPDVLQNAIWEIQQDMVKQVDYFKEIGKHLEAKRLEERTNFDLEMIRELGYCSGIENYSRYLDGREPGTRPFCLLDYFPDDFLMVVDESHVTISQVHAMYGGDRSRKENLVEYGFRLPAAMDNRPLKFEEFEALQNQVIYVSATPADYELQKTEGVYVEQVIRPTGLLDPIIEIRPSANQIDDLIEEIQLRCEADERVLVTTLTKRMAEELAKYLTKVAIRCRYIHSDVDTLERVEIMQDLRKGIFDVLIGVNLLREGLDLPEVSLVAILDADKEGFLRSHRSLTQTVGRAARNVNGKAIMYADKITNSMQKTIDETNYRRQKQIDYNTKHGLAPKALNKSLGSALSGNSVSTGYFEKEALKAAEPESLYLSKPEIEKKIRDLRKMMEKAAKELDFMQAAKLRDEIKALQGKL
- a CDS encoding DMP19 family protein codes for the protein MTKILNVNQEIMSKINNILKLEDEVAIIEAVGTLIWDKKEETEDFSSLTDEEKVFVFIDIFEGAMGEGGFEFFFSSESGNFVEEIITSYQEINAIKTAELISNAVKIFPKGYDTNLETRIAAIEKADENTISGWEDLDELFFTNETEEDVVTLIVNYIKANESQFGN